Within Mytilus trossulus isolate FHL-02 unplaced genomic scaffold, PNRI_Mtr1.1.1.hap1 h1tg000070l__unscaffolded, whole genome shotgun sequence, the genomic segment TTAATacgtcttttgattgagttcaTTTCAATAGATAGTTTATGGTGTGTCTatctatgttgtaatgttacactattgtttcagcttagggtgaaggttggtacctattaaaacGATTAAACTCGCTGCATTTGCTAAATAATATATCAGTCCTGAGTCAAGAACCTGTTGCTCAGTGGTTGAAGACtttactttgacttataatgggttacttttacaaattgtgagaggtgtctcattggcactcatatcacatcttcttatatctatgtactAGTACTCATGATTTGAATACCGCTATATGAGACAAAGATCTGCAAGTGTCTTATGGTAAGCGTTCTATTTCAAATCTACATCATAGTAAAACAACAACATATCatctaacattttattttgtggggATGCTTCATTTGGCCTAATGTTTTACTGCCTTATTTGCACGAGGATTTGGTGGGGTCTACAGAGTACagaataatgtttaaaaataaaagatagagAAACTGAATGGATCAACATATTAATAATTGCATAATGAGGTGCTATAACATGCAGAGAGAAGATATTGGTTATTAAACTGCTTGTAGTTCTCTGTtgttaaattgttgttttcgtaacatccagtggcaaatatttcacaaCTTCTTCATGTTTAAACAGgaagagaaaaaatattaacgaAGTGATCTTGGCAAATCTTTTACGGAGTTGGTGTGTAAGTGATAACTGACAAGCCGACAGACTACAGTATGAGGAAAGCACATCTGAAGTCCAAAAGCTATAAAGGACATTCTGTTAACTCGTTCTGATCTTCGTCATCGTACCATGTCTTCagagaatgatttttttctctcaaaacgATAGATTTGACTTGATACCAAAATTTGAAACTTAGAAATACTGAATTTTTGATATTGCATAGGTGGCATGCATAGTTCACCCCAACATCTTAAATTATTACCGGTCACACCGGTAATCTCACATCTTTTGAATATAAACAATGGTAATgtcaatattcaattttctctGCGTGCATACATAAACTCTtatacattctttttttattttttgaaatacaaattttaaatcattaagaTTTGATGTTCTTATCACAAGGACTCTCATAAACTAGTAAACTAATATTTGCCCCCTATTTTCAGTCTTTGTTATAAAGTCAATATTCGTATATTGTGTGGGtagtaaaagtaaaaacacaaaaatactaaactccgaggaaaattcaaaaaggaaaataaaaaaacaaaaggcaaaatcgAGAGtccaaacatatcaaacgaatggattacaactgtcatattcctgacttggtacatgcattttctaatgtagaaaatggtggtttggacctggttttatagctagctaaacctctcacttttatgacagtcgcatcaaattccattacattgtcaacgatgaatgaacaaaacaaacatactcaaagagtaaaaatgtcaaaaataggggtacagcattaatagttaatacatgtatactgtggcagatgttatattttttttctgaaataggCAGAAAATAGGAAAAATAATACGATGATTAAAAAGGTGTCTTCGGTATCAGACCCTTTAGATACATTATAAATGTGCCAATAACTTAAAACAACCGTCATTGTaagatataaaacataaaagaaaatgaaataaaatgtctgTTCAAAATTCTTGACTTTGCTTAAGAACGTCGAAATATATTATTGTAGAAGTCAAGCCTACGTGATACATTGTACACTTATACGCAAGCTTATCGCCAAGGTCCGTCTTATATGTCAAGCACATACTATTATGATACTTTTCCAAGCTTTTTATCTAAGGTAAGTTCTATCTTATTTTGATATAGCATTTTTAAGAAGAGTATATAACGTCCTTAGTTTCAAATACCAAAAGGACATCTCCAAGTGTATGGTCAGTGACTATTTGCTCGTTGAATCTATGCATACTAGAAAGAAAAACGCATAAGCGCGGATATAAATGACGTTTTGTTTATGTATCAATGATAACAGCAAACtcatatttttagctcaccgggcccgaagggccaagtgagcttttctcatcacttggcgtccgtcgtccgtcgtctgtcgtctgtcgtccgtcgttaacttttacaaaaatcttctcctctgaaactactgggccaaatttgaccaaacttggccacaatcatcattgatgtatctagtttaaactttgtgtttttttacccggccaaccaaccaagatggccgccatggctaaaagtataggggtaaaatgcagtttttggcttataactcaaaaaccaaagcatttatagcaaatctgacacagcgtaaaattgttaatcaggtcaagatctatctgtcctgaaattttcagatgaatcagacaacccattgttgggttgctgcccctaaattggtaattttaaggaaattttactgtttttggttattatcttgaatattattatagatgaagATTAACTGTAAAccacaataatgttcagcaaagtaagatttacaaataagtcaacattaccaaaatggtgagttgacccctttaggagttataaCCCTTTATAggcaatttttaaccatttttcgtaaatctccatgatcttttacaaaaatcttcttctctgaaactaccgggccaaattaatccaaacttagccacaatcatcattgatgtatctagttaaaaaattgtgtttttttacccggccaaccaaccaagatggccgccacggctaaatagagaacatggaggttaaatgcagtttttggttattactcaaaaaccaaagcatttagagcaaatctgacaaggggtaaaattgttaatctggtcaagatctatctgccctgaaattttaagatgaatgggaaaacccgttgttgggttgctgcccttgaattggtaattttaaggtagcaatacacagttaggaaaaaaacttaaaattgacactcataatttttaaacaccctctttcccctcctgtctaacaaagaaggctttatatgtgtgttatgcatgtatatgtcgtgtacaagttgcgattttgtacaggttataacatgtacaaaaatgttgtacatgttatatatatacaacttgtataatgcaaaaatacaagttataacatgtacaaaagtacctctaCTTTGAAAACATGTGTTTGTGGCCTTtggatgttgtctgctctataggcgggttgttatcttttagacacataccccatttgcattcccaattttatttgtagacacATCTGTCCTGGCTATACTCTTATGTCTTTTAGTGTCAACtagaatgaaagtattttactattgccCTCAAAGTGGACACTCataattataattcatcaaataaagatatgaccatagatagacaTAACAGTGATCATAAGACATGTTCTAAGATATATCATAAGATATGTCctaagatttattttatgacaGGTCTTAGGAATGCTTCGTAATACCGACCCCTGGCCATTAACtatatcaaaaaaggacaaaacacactaacatgaaggaataataaaaaagttatgaaaatattattgaggtTAATAACGTCTGTTACGATAATAGaaacatatccttatttttcgattttgtacaagttaaaaccatttttaagcaatattttgtacaggttataacatgtacgaggtacttttgtacatgttataacttgtatttttgcattatacaagttataacatgtacaatatttttgtacacgttataacctgtacaaaatcgcaacttgtacacgacatatatacttgtagaaagaaaatcttccatagatttgatttctaatggtcataagggtgaaatataatcccttttgggtgtaaccatggcaacaatctgcatttcttagatacaaaatatagcgaAAAAGGGgagtgaacatgtcacaaaagtctccaaaatttggtctaaggaaaatttcaatgaattacagtgatacttTATGTGTACTAGTAATTACACCCATATGCTGCAACCACGAAATCTTTCGTTcatttttatgcattattttacttttgtcatGGATAGCACGTGTTGTcctaattttgaattttatacggatataaaatataattctaGGAACCATTTTGAATTTAATGCGGAAATCAAATAGAATTTTAGGAATACGGCCAACCATAATAACTGAATGTAATGTagtaatatatgtttattgtagTTGGGATGTGAACAAATATACACGTCTGGTGTTTATTACTGCTATGAAAACTATAATGAACAACTAAGTAGTTACCTGAAGACCTATTTTGGTTTGATTGTAACATCTATCGTGTGTCAGGTATGTGAATACAATTAAATCATTGTAGAATCTCAGATTGATACGTTGTACGTCGTCTAtcaataaaagcaacagtagtataccgctgttcaaaactcataaatccatcgacaaaaaacaaaatcgtgataacaaactaaaaccgagggaaacgcattaaatataagaggagaacaacgacacaacaccgaaacgcaacacacacagaaacggacaaaGCAtcgacaaaacaccacgagaataacaaatataacatcaaaaccaaatacatgaatttgggatagacaagtaccatgccacgtcttatctcaatatctcaaaaataagagaaaacacaaacgactcaacgttaaaatgcaacacaaagaaacgaacaataatataacaatggccatcttcctgacttggtacaggacacttttaaaggggaataaaagtggtgggttgaaatGACGCTCttattaaaaaaaggtaaaGAGCCAAACAATGTTCAAAGATAAGAGCAGTAAGGACCCAACATTCCAAATGATTGGTACCATTATCGATAAATCAGcatcatatataattatatagttaaaaaaagagTATGCTTATGTCTGCGAGAACACCATTATGTTGTAACattctaaataaactcattgtATTACAAACAATAGACACCAAAGCTTCCATACATAAATCAATTGACAAATATTCTAAGAGGTAGGGCCAATATGCCGaggatttttttcacagaagggCCAATTTCAAAAAATGCCAACAGAgtaaaatttaccataaaaacaaaaaataaaaatgctttttgatcTCGATTTACATATAGTATGATATGTGTGATCAATTGTTAATTTAACCCTAAAAAAGGATGAAAGTCCAATATCCGGATTTTCGGGTGTTTTTATGTGGAAAAAACAGGGAATCCCCCAAGAAGgacatttcaaactaaaaaaaagtaatgcttTTTATGACTGTTGTTATTCATTCTGAAATAcaccatttttttctgcatCAAAAAGTAAATAACCTATGCCTTTATCAAGGAAACAATTACTCGGTTTCACTTATTTAAGTATCGTGTTTATATATTGTCTTAAAAGGCAACTTTTGTACTATTAATCTTCTTcgatgaatattattatagctCATAATCAGTAATGATTCCTCATTAGAAAACCATGATAATgtgatgttttatttgtttctttttagaTAGTAACTATAGTTGCAGTAGAATATACATACAGGAAGTTTGAGTTTAAGGAAAAGAAACCGAGAATTTCAGATAACAAATACTATTTACTGTTGACGTTACAGCATGGAATATTTCGAAGATTTGCCATATTTGTAAGAGATAATTGGAAAAGGTAACTAAGGAATATGAATATGATATAGGAACAAATTGTtacaaaaagaacaaatacaaatatcttttttacataaatgtcaTTGTATCCTATAGTTACAACAAACTCATTACACTAAAAATATCCACCTATAGGCAAGAATAGCAAGACTTCGATTTAAAAGAGTAACCGAATAATCCTCTGGCATGTAACAGTTCCATTGTCATCTTATATTTACACCATCTTGCCATTGCATTACTAGTGATCTTAACACAATTCAACATAAATGTCTCCGAAAGTTATTCCATGGTCCTAGATGCAGAGAATCCCGACGCATCAATTGAAACCATTACttcaaaattattatgaatGACACAGGGGAATCCGCCATAACTTAAAGAGAAGTTGAAATAGACACATTGTCAGAATGGATTAAAGCTATCGCTGgtctaaaaaaaatccagtctaaaagttgaaatattgtgaaaaagagaaaaaaatgtgaaatgtcTCATTTTTTCCTGATTAATTGTCATTGTTCCTGTGAACAAAGATttacatattattgtttttgtatttgaaccGCACTACTACGAGTGTCTTGTAAACGAACTAGGAATAAATGAGCACTCAGGTTATCCCAACTCAAtaacatataatttaaaaaaaggatatgATTTTTGAGAATCAGAAGTTTCATGACTACCTTTAACATCAAATTCAACTGCAAACTGAGGAATAACTTTGTGTGAACTGGACACCTGAAACAATGGTAAATTGCCTGCTCATCTGCAGGTTCTACAAAGGAAGATTGACAAAAATCTTGACACAAATCCATCCACAGTGAAAGAAAGTTTTCCAAAATACTGTGTAACTGTTTACTCGCGTATTGGTATTAATCATATTTGGATTCTTAAGAACTCAaaagaacttctggataatTTCAAATCtcaatattaaattaattttatcaaaattttgattttcatccCTTTATACCATTGTTCCCCGtgtcaaattgaaaaatcgtcTTAAACTAAAAATCCGTAAcgcttttttattttgttgtccattcgtttgatgtgttttatcatttgattttgccatttgataggGGACTTTgattctcttttttttacaattcaagatggaggaagacacacATACCAccttgattagggactttcctttttgaattttccatggaattcagtatttttgtgatttacttttcaatatgaaaatgtCAGCttagttataaatttatttttggggTACAATACGTCAAATTTTGTTCGAATCAGTATGTTTTAGTTTCTTCTtgacaacatatattttgaattcatCGGCATTCCTATGAAATCGAACTGTTTGCATCTGTTCGTATTTTCATATGGATTGGAGATCTTTCAGATAATTTTCTCTTCAgtgaaaaattcaaatacatcTCAATTTCAGGTCAAAATTGATGTTTATATCAGTAACCTTCAAGATTTGTTCACTAGTAAGTAtacattatttgaaaatacttCATCGATGTATTTGTGaacataattatgataatacTAATTGAGTCGATGGCAACATTAAAGAAATACAGATTTTAGAATTTTCAGAAACATATATTtggtatagaaaaacaaatcagGCAACTTTAATGAAAGCCTGATACGTGAACATGAAAACAATACGTTTTAAACATCATGCATCCAACTGTCCAAAGAGCTTTCTAAATGTGACTTTGCTTAAGATATTTTGACCAATATCAGTTGTAAATTCCCGTGCCAAATTATGCTGCAAAGTTGAGTGTGACTTTGCCAACTATATGAGTCCCAGAAAAAAACTGTATTGATTAGTCCTTATAAatcttatatgtatatatctgtttcttaaatatttgatttgaaactaacttaaggatgtactttgGTGAGGTtaggtaaaaattaataaattaagaagttAAAATAGATACTTTAAGTTGGTAGAGCATCAAGTAAGAATAGAAATAAGTTAAAGATATTGATAGGTCATCGAACTCCTTTTcaagatatttgagatttaaaatatggcgggaaaaggctgactctgacttttaccttatatttgcattggtattattaggtctcaaatcaaaagacagaaaattaagaattttctaaaagtttggtaaatgacctttcatgagctATTACGTCttatgtgaaaaaataaatgggtgttatggagcaaaatattttacaatgtattgtatggaaaaacaccaagaaGTCCGAATATTTGTCACagattccaaaacctcacccaAGTACATCCTTAACTCTGGTTTTCACCGAAAACGTACTATTTTGGTGTATTGGTCGGAATTAGTCAGGTGACATCGAACTGCTATGTGATAACGTTACGAAAAAGCACGCGATTATAACCGAAAGCAGTCGATATTTTGTCACCGCTAAGACCGATTTCGAAGAGTATGGAATTCACATACTAAAATGTAAAGCTTTTATGATACAGTAACGTTGTAAGTTATATGCTCTGAGTCTATAATAATTCGTATTAATATATTACTTTTAGGTAATTGGAACCGGATTACTAGGGCTTGGACTAACTCTGATTGGagatatattcataaataattcAGCATTACGATATATATTTAGACAAATACAATTccacaattattatttctaTGACATTCTTGTGGGTGTAGCCGCTTCTGCTGTAGTGATTGGCGTTTTAACGATGGTTACATCTATAACTGGTTTAATTGGTTCATGGAGAAAGTCATCCAAATTATTGATCACGGTATGTAAAAGgcaaatttatacatgttatatgtcaACGCACACAGGTGATTGTGGACGGCGCTAacatacttttatataaaaaaagaagatgtgatatgattcccaaatgagacaaatctccacaagagaccaacatgacaaagaaattttaaaacaactgtaggtcaccgtacggccttcaaaaatgagcaaagttcataccgcatagtcaactgCTGTCGATCTTCAAGGCTTCAGTTAggacacaaaaaagaaaaaaggtacTCAGAAAAACTTACAAAGACCGTATATAACTCAGTGTTGGCTACAGGTTGAAAAAGAGGAATATATATCTACAATTTCTTGTAGaatttcttttgtaaattgaactttgtttaaataaaaagaaaaatcacaaaaataaagtccctaatcaaatcaaaagcccaaacacatgaaacgaatggatagcaactgtcatattcctgacttggtacagacatttaattttgtagaacaattgtggattaaacctggtttttaaGCTCACTTGTACAtgattatttaattaatttcccTTGCATTATGGTAGTTAAATAAGTTTCTCTTTTAATTCTATTGTTTTGCAGAGTTCTGTAATGTCGAATATTTTACACATTCCTAGAATCATTGCTATAATCATATGGATTTATCTAGTAGAAGAGGTATGTATATTTATgtggtttttaaatattttttttctcttaattaCAAAACAGTATGAATTTTTCCCCTGCAAACTTCGGATAGAGAAAACTCTGATAAAGCGAATTTTGTACATTAAAAAttgtaccgttaatgttatttccCCCTACTAatccccgaggatatcaccagcctAATAATCAATACGTCAGTACTGCCATGAAAATACAGATATTGGTTTGTAGAAATTTGAAGGTCCtgaatatatgaaatatttgaacttATTTAGTCATTAGAGACGCCCAAATTCAAGCTTGAATATGAAAATTCTACCAAGTATGCTACATAATATGTCActttttagatgtttttttttttttttttttttttttttttttttttatcataaatgaaagtggccatTTCCGTTGTTTCAGATACTACTTACATTAAAATAtcaagaatgaacacaaatgatTTTCGACTATTTTGGCCTCGATTATACCCGAAGAAACATTAATTCTCGAAACTTGAAACTGGTGCAgtaaaaaagtatcattaaTGGCATCTATAAAAATGAGGAGGTATTCATTTGGTAGTATGTGAAAGGAATGCTTTCCATTTTGATCATTCATCATACCATCGCTGCCATAATGATTGATTATTCTATCTTTTTATCCttatttggtgaaaaatattgcaATTGAGTAATAATGCAatttaacaataacaataatgaCAGAAGAAACTTGAAATGTCACAATGTGAGcattaatattaatattgtcACGACCACTGTGTCGATATCTCTGCTAATGGCCTGTTAGTCTcccagggtatcaccagcccagaagcCAGGTCCTGACATACAATACCGATATTGTTCCCTTTAAATGTgcagtcaaattttcaaaagcatttgAATTAAGAGATATATCTCCCTTATACTAAGCTCTGATTCCTGGTCAATGATTACTTTTGCTTGTAGTCTTTTTCTAATTTGTGTGCTTTTCAACGTTAATACtagatttaaaatttcacatactTTGGTTATCACAGAAAAGACGATAGATGTAGCGTCTGGTACTATAATATTAACACCGTTAATGTAATTCTCACAATCAATCTATATCTTTTATGGATGTTTGACTACCATCTATTTcatatcaaacatgttttagttttgagaaaataatgtttaagaCACGGACATTGACATACAGTAATAAAGCATGTAGGAATCAAATCTGTGGCATGTTCCATATTTGACGTCATGCCATCcaaaatctatggcagattttgtaattttctaaTCTTTGAcggattttttgttgtttcaaaataaatgccAAATTTTGTGCAAATGGAAAATAATGCAGTACATATAACCAATGACTTGTCTAAAACAAGTGGAAATGTACGGGAGCATGTctataaacatttgtaaaataaacatttcattatGTCATATttcataatggtcaaccaaatcgtgatggcaaccaacacattttgtaaatgATGATGTAATACACCTAATGTAAACTTCAATATTGAAATGTTGTGCCAATAAACATGTTCTAATCTGTGCGTTGTACCTGTTTTACTCACTCATTAAACAAACTAGTAAGTCACTTAACAAACAATAtggcatttttttatataaacaaatttgaattttcacattaaatttatttcatcgtgtccaacacacacagaaacgaactacgAGACAACAACTGCCATTTGTCCGACTTGGtgcaggacattttaagaaagaaatggtaggttgaacctggttttgcggCTAGCCAAACCTTGCGCTTTTATGTCAATGTTTAATAAAACACATTGCATGACAGGAcaacagtacaaataaatgcaagatcATTCAGGATAGAGAAATACCCaactaaatattacaatatgaCATTTCGACCTGCTAAAAaagtaccaggcttataattttatacatcatacgtgcgtttcgtctatatcAGACGCACAGGTGACGAACAGTACCCATTGTTTTCATTTCACTGTCTTGATATTATTTTAGTGTTGCAATTGTTTTTGATATGtcacaaaattaaattcaaagcCTCAAAGTAAAGccttaaaatgttaaacatgttaagatGAAGCAAAAATGCTTGGCATTTATGAACGAAAGCGTAATTTAACTGACGGAAATGACTGAAAtgattgttatattttgtttagattGACGATGGTATGAAATATCAACTCGGTGTACAACAGCAAGGTTACTACTACGGCGACAACCAGAACACACTCACAAGAAATTGGAATGAAATGATAATGACAGTAAGATTTTAAACTGTGTCCGATTGTTATCATTTTCCGATTGCGTGTGGTGTTTTTGTCTACTTCTATTTATTATCTACGTTTGCTAAAACTGCCTCTATGTTACAATCGCTAAATTATATCAATCGCTTAGTTGATGTGtaaagcatttcttttttttacaaaacacgTCATCACGAATCATGCTGGTGTTTATCTATGTATTAATTAGTATAAGCTGCGGTAAAACGTCAATGTGACATCGATGAATAAACCAAGAAatccaaaaacaaatataacaaattaactCTTGTTGC encodes:
- the LOC134699533 gene encoding uncharacterized protein LOC134699533, which gives rise to MAKVRRGRFTLSTNIIMTASLITRTLAFGYIMMSIYIKVGDDILDEDVIKVVDMEDVAGMPLGTTIKSIVWSLIGVFVLELITGIFGIWGAIGRRQRMLAITVLMSSLMIIIYGIYLVILSILYHQKSSLRDTLYTYTQAYRQGPSYMSSTYYYDTFPSFLSKLGCEQIYTSGVYYCYENYNEQLSSYLKTYFGLIVTSIVCQIVTIVAVEYTYRKFEFKEKKPRISDNKYYLLLTLQHGIFRRFAIFVRDNWKRSKLMFISVTFKICSLVIGTGLLGLGLTLIGDIFINNSALRYIFRQIQFHNYYFYDILVGVAASAVVIGVLTMVTSITGLIGSWRKSSKLLITVCKRQIYTCYMSTHTGDCGRR